One window of Anaerolineae bacterium genomic DNA carries:
- a CDS encoding MBL fold metallo-hydrolase codes for MSISMLAPNLHVLHGAVNTGVLVSGERALLFDCCDSVTAEVLAGLGVHQVDWILCTQHRRPNVAGAYPFLAAGARVAAPASERHLFEEVDAYWADWRNRWHLYHQRPSQVLASPLPVSRALAEGDTLEWQGYTVRVLDTPGATDGSVSYLVTAAGCTVCFCGDALYGPGQLWDLYSLQRGFDVISDYHGFLGNRPRLVASLHKLGAAGADLLVPAHGPVVRHPATAVQLTVQRLEELWRNYAAVSALNYYFPHLLDDTRGDPARMEPALTLELPPFVRRVASTSFALLSQDGPALLVDCGRDSVVETLQGWLGRGDITSVDGCWVSHYHDDHVDALSHLVQAFGCPIIADRSLAEIVQHPQRFILPCISPNCAPVDPITEDGDSWPWREFRLTAWHFPGQTLYHGGLLAEGRGTSVLFVGDSFAPTGLDDYCAGNRNFLRRGHGLRRCLDLLRRHRPQYLVNQHQERAFRFTEEQLDYLEATLARRETLLADLLPWPHPDFGTDEWWVRAYPYQQEAAPGSLIAVEIQFTNHGPRAVGASAEPVLPEGWQWESSRSSGQVLVPPETSGLMQPSSDGRPDGRALMWLRLPEGASPGSYVIPFRVTWGGRYLGQVRHCLVEVR; via the coding sequence ATGAGCATCTCGATGTTGGCCCCCAACCTCCACGTCCTGCACGGCGCGGTGAACACCGGCGTGCTCGTCTCCGGCGAGCGCGCCCTGCTCTTCGACTGCTGCGACAGCGTCACGGCCGAGGTATTGGCCGGCTTGGGCGTCCATCAGGTGGACTGGATCCTCTGCACCCAACATCGCCGGCCGAACGTGGCTGGTGCCTACCCCTTCTTGGCCGCCGGCGCCAGGGTGGCCGCGCCCGCCTCCGAGCGGCACCTCTTCGAGGAGGTGGATGCCTACTGGGCCGACTGGCGCAACCGCTGGCACCTGTACCACCAGCGGCCCTCCCAGGTGCTGGCCTCCCCCTTGCCCGTCTCCCGCGCCCTCGCCGAAGGCGATACCCTCGAGTGGCAGGGGTACACGGTGCGGGTGCTGGACACCCCCGGCGCCACCGATGGTTCAGTGTCCTACTTGGTCACGGCAGCGGGTTGCACTGTGTGCTTCTGTGGCGATGCTCTGTACGGGCCAGGCCAGCTGTGGGATCTCTACTCCCTACAAAGGGGCTTCGATGTCATATCCGACTACCACGGCTTCCTGGGCAACCGCCCCCGGCTGGTGGCCAGCCTGCATAAGCTGGGCGCCGCCGGCGCCGACCTCCTGGTGCCGGCGCACGGCCCCGTGGTGCGCCACCCGGCCACGGCGGTGCAACTGACCGTTCAACGCCTGGAGGAGCTGTGGCGCAACTACGCTGCCGTCTCCGCTCTCAACTACTACTTCCCCCACCTGCTCGATGACACCCGAGGCGATCCCGCCCGCATGGAGCCCGCTCTCACTCTGGAACTGCCCCCCTTCGTCCGGCGGGTGGCGTCCACCAGCTTCGCTCTGCTTTCCCAGGACGGCCCCGCCCTGCTGGTGGACTGCGGCCGCGATTCGGTAGTGGAGACGCTTCAGGGCTGGCTGGGGCGGGGCGACATCACCTCGGTAGACGGCTGCTGGGTCAGCCACTATCACGACGATCACGTAGATGCCCTTTCCCACCTCGTCCAGGCCTTCGGCTGCCCCATCATCGCCGACCGCAGCCTGGCCGAGATCGTGCAGCACCCCCAGAGATTCATCCTCCCCTGCATCTCCCCTAACTGCGCGCCCGTGGACCCGATTACCGAGGACGGCGACTCCTGGCCGTGGCGGGAGTTCCGCCTGACCGCCTGGCACTTCCCGGGCCAGACCCTCTACCACGGTGGGCTCCTGGCAGAGGGCCGGGGCACCAGCGTCCTCTTCGTGGGGGACTCCTTCGCTCCCACCGGGCTGGATGACTACTGCGCCGGCAACCGCAACTTCCTGCGACGGGGCCACGGGCTGCGCCGCTGCCTGGACCTGCTGCGCAGGCACCGCCCCCAGTACCTGGTGAACCAGCACCAGGAGCGGGCCTTCCGCTTCACGGAGGAGCAACTGGACTACCTAGAGGCAACTCTGGCTCGCCGTGAGACTCTGCTGGCGGATCTCCTGCCCTGGCCTCACCCCGACTTCGGCACCGACGAGTGGTGGGTGCGAGCCTATCCCTACCAGCAGGAGGCCGCCCCCGGGTCGCTGATCGCTGTGGAGATCCAGTTCACCAACCACGGCCCTCGCGCCGTCGGTGCCTCCGCGGAGCCAGTGCTGCCGGAGGGATGGCAGTGGGAGAGCAGCCGATCTTCCGGCCAGGTGCTGGTACCGCCGGAGACGAGCGGGTTGATGCAGCCGTCCTCCGATGGCCGCCCCGACGGCAGAGCCCTGATGTGGCTGCGCCTGCCCGAGGGCGCCTCCCCCGGGTCCTACGTCATTCCCTTCCGCGTCACCTGGGGCGGCCGCTACCTAGGACAGGTTCGCCACTGCCTGGTGGAAGTGCGATAG